A window of Halomonas sp. H10-9-1 contains these coding sequences:
- a CDS encoding YaeQ family protein — translation MALKATIFKARLQIADMDRHYYGEHALTLARHPSETDERMMLRVLAFVRHAHEDLAFGRGVSTDDEPDLWIRSLSGEIELWIQLGQPDEREIRRACGRARQVVLYTYSGQGARIWWEQLGGKLASLDNLTVYDIPPESVAVLGQLAGRGMELNATIQDDAIWLANAQTAVEVSVVARQAPGMSR, via the coding sequence ATGGCACTGAAAGCCACGATCTTCAAGGCAAGGCTCCAGATTGCCGACATGGACCGCCACTACTATGGCGAACATGCTCTCACCCTTGCCCGCCATCCGTCGGAGACCGACGAGCGCATGATGCTCCGCGTGCTGGCTTTCGTTCGGCATGCCCATGAGGACCTTGCCTTCGGCCGCGGGGTCAGCACCGACGATGAGCCCGATCTATGGATCCGGAGCCTGAGCGGTGAGATCGAGCTTTGGATTCAGCTGGGGCAGCCGGATGAGCGTGAGATTCGCCGTGCCTGCGGCCGCGCGCGTCAGGTGGTGCTCTATACCTACAGCGGCCAGGGTGCCAGGATCTGGTGGGAGCAGCTTGGCGGAAAGCTGGCGAGCCTGGATAACCTCACCGTCTACGACATCCCCCCGGAGAGCGTGGCAGTGCTGGGTCAGCTGGCGGGGCGCGGCATGGAGCTCAATGCCACCATTCAGGATGATGCCATCTGGTTGGCCAATGCTCAGACGGCGGTAGAGGTCAGCGTCGTGGCCCGCCAGGCCCCCGGCATGAGCCGCTAG
- a CDS encoding NUDIX hydrolase: protein MSMPEDPHALPRPIPAVSSALIWNDRLLMVRRAQAPNAGRLALPGGKLEAGETLQAAAERELLEETGLQARAGEVFTAIDVFDHEADDRLRAHYVIIVLRMEWQGGEEGAASDASELVWLDEEALEAAGSDVCSTAAGVARALLRGGTFGGMSAETALSAVPSSSCVRNFQAAC, encoded by the coding sequence ATGTCGATGCCCGAAGACCCGCATGCCTTGCCCCGTCCGATTCCTGCGGTGTCCAGCGCCCTGATCTGGAACGACCGCCTGCTGATGGTGCGTCGAGCCCAGGCGCCCAATGCCGGGCGGCTGGCGCTTCCGGGTGGCAAGCTGGAAGCCGGCGAGACGCTGCAGGCCGCCGCCGAACGCGAACTGCTCGAGGAGACGGGGCTGCAGGCTCGTGCCGGCGAGGTCTTCACGGCAATCGATGTGTTCGACCATGAGGCCGACGACCGCCTGCGGGCCCACTATGTGATCATCGTCCTGCGCATGGAATGGCAGGGTGGCGAGGAGGGCGCCGCCAGCGATGCCAGCGAGCTGGTCTGGCTGGATGAAGAGGCACTGGAGGCCGCAGGTAGCGATGTCTGTTCCACAGCAGCGGGTGTTGCCAGGGCCTTGCTGCGGGGGGGCACATTTGGGGGCATGAGTGCAGAAACAGCGTTGAGTGCTGTTCCCTCAAGCTCTTGCGTGCGGAACTTCCAGGCGGCATGCTAG
- a CDS encoding Bax inhibitor-1/YccA family protein, with translation MAYQESQMTREETQTRVASINKVLRNTYGLLAMTLLFSAVTAGAAMAMGIERLNIFVFFIGAYGLMFLVHKTAHSAMGLLATFAFTGFMGFTLGPILNAYLALPNGAALVMNALAMTGLTFIGLSAVALVTKKDFSFLGNFMMAGAIVLVLAMLAGLIFQIPALMLMVSAGFVLFSSAAILYQTSEIVHRAGETNYILATITLYVSIYNLFVSLLSLLGIMSSD, from the coding sequence ATGGCCTATCAAGAGTCACAGATGACCCGCGAGGAGACCCAGACCCGGGTGGCCAGCATCAACAAGGTGCTGCGCAACACCTATGGGCTGCTGGCCATGACGCTGCTCTTCTCCGCCGTGACCGCCGGTGCCGCCATGGCGATGGGCATCGAGCGCCTGAACATTTTCGTGTTCTTCATTGGCGCCTACGGACTGATGTTCCTGGTCCACAAGACAGCTCACTCGGCGATGGGGCTGCTCGCTACCTTCGCCTTCACCGGCTTCATGGGCTTCACCCTCGGCCCGATTCTCAACGCCTACCTGGCGCTGCCCAATGGTGCCGCCCTGGTGATGAACGCCCTGGCCATGACCGGCCTGACCTTCATCGGTCTCTCCGCCGTGGCGCTGGTGACCAAGAAGGACTTCAGCTTCCTCGGCAACTTCATGATGGCTGGCGCCATCGTGCTGGTTCTGGCCATGCTGGCCGGCCTGATCTTCCAGATCCCGGCCCTGATGCTGATGGTTTCCGCCGGCTTCGTGCTGTTCTCCTCCGCGGCGATCCTCTACCAGACCAGCGAGATCGTTCACCGCGCCGGGGAGACCAACTATATCCTGGCCACCATCACCCTCTATGTGTCGATCTATAACCTCTTCGTCAGCCTGCTCTCCCTGCTTGGCATCATGAGCAGCGACTGA